The DNA segment CTTCACCTCTGTTGCAGCCTGAAGCAGCTCATCTGGAGTTGCAGTCTGAAGCAGCTCATCTGGAGTTGCAGCCGGGTCCAAATCCCAGCACCCTTCTGGCAGGTTACTTGCTTCTCCTTTAAGTAACCAGGACGGTACCTGGTGTGAAAAGCGTAGCATCTCTCTTCTCGGAATCCATTGAATGGCATTCTTGTCAGTATTCCTCTGATACACAGTTTTGAAACCATCCAATTTAACAAGGGGAACAATACATACACCAAGCTCTTCAGAGTAATCATCAAGAACCTCCACCATCTCATACTGGTGCCTTACTTCATCTGGGGTTGATCGATTCCAATCTGGTGACCAGTTCCGATACACAGCCCAAATATTTCCACTTTTGGGGTAAATCCGAACACAGCCTCCCCTGCCAGCCTTCTCACCGCTTAGCAAATGAGAGAAGATGTTAACTTGTTCAACAATATCAGAATTCCATGCCCTGAAATTTCCACAAGATTTGGTAAACCCAGAATCTATCCAATTTACGGACCCAAACTCGGCATCAGTTTTAGAGTTCAAGTAACTAATATGAACTTTAAATGGTTTCACGGAGATCACTTCACGGATCAGACAATATAAGCGAGGCATACCATCTTCTTCATCATATATAGCCCATATTTGCTTTGGCTTGAAGCATTCCTCTGACCTGTCCTTGTCAAAGTCGTGGAAGTCTGGGTCAGGGACTGTTATTGAAGTAGTAGACCCAGTCCTATGCAGTTCAGACTGATGGCCAGGAACTCCCAGATATGCTCTTTTAGGTAACTCTACATTCTCCCTAGCTGCAGCTGCTGCAACTGCTTCAGCTGCTTCTCTTGCTGCTTTTGCAGCTGCTGCTGCCTCTGCCGCCGCTGCCGCAGCCAACTTCATCTCTTCcaatttctttcttatttctgTTCTTGCCTTCTCAATTAACAACTTTCTAGCATCAAATGCGGGCGCAACTGATGGACGTTTAGCTACGGTCTCACTTGCGGTGGAAAGCTTGGGATTAAGTCCAacatttccatttccattaGCTGTTGTGACTTCTGTAGCCGTTTTCGAACCCATTTCATCATTCCCATTTCTAGATGCACCTCTACcttcaattttccttttcttatcaGGTCTATTGGCCTTAGAGCCTAAATGTTCATTACAAACGGTACCCACATTCACCATGCCATTTTTGACAGCATGTTTCCCACTGGCTCCTGATCTAACCTTCTCTCCTGCTCTATTAATGCTCTCAGTGGTATGATAAACAACATCAGCAGATTTAGCAGCTGATCCATTAGGACCCCCAATTCCAGTAGAAGCAGCAGGGAATGAACTCCACTGGAATGGCACGTTTGGAACATACTCAGACCCATGTCCAGAATGATATCCTGAAACCCCATTTCGTGAATAGAAAGTTGCATTGGTAGGAAAATATGTAACCCCATTGAATCCATGAGTTCCATACCCATTTTCATGCAAGTGCGACCATGAACAGTAAGGGAATGAACCATTCACTGGGGCTGTCCCCGTTTCCACAGCCATGAAAGTACCCCGGCAGTTCTTACAAGAGAGTCTCTTATTCAAGTACTTCCGAAGATACTCATACTGAACTTTACAAGAGGTGCAAACAGTCCAGAAAGTGTCAAGTCTAGTATGAGTAACTGGTGAATGGGAACAATTGTCAAAGCCTGTAAACCCAGCAGTATGAGCTGAAGCCGAGCTTCTCTGGACAACTGCAGACGACAATAGTTGGCTCCTCCTGAGATCATAAGAGCTTCGCTTAGCACTATCTGACAACAGAGTCCATGCTTCAGAAACAAGCTTGAATGCTCCATCAGCTCCAACAGTTTTGTTTTTATCAGGGTGAAGCAAAACAGCGAGCTTCCTATACTGTTTCTTCACAGTTGCCTTGTCTGCAGTTGGCAACAATCCAAGAATGGAATAATAATCAGTTTCACCATTAACTTTGACCTCAGAAGCAATATAAACCTCAAATGTAGCCACCATTTGAGATATACCCTCCAGGTCCGGACACACCGACTGGGCCTTCAAAGCAAAATTCTTTGCACCGGCAAAGTTTTTCTCAGCAAATTGCTTCTCCGCATTCTCTTTAGCTCTAAGAGCCTCCTCTTTCTTCAATTCCATGGAGAAATTGGATCACTTCAAAACCTGATTCTGAAAACAAAATCTATGACCAACCCAAAATGCTCAACCATAGAACCCAGTTGGCACATTTAACCATTTCTACAAATCTGCACAAATATATGGTGAGAACATTCAAGTCATTTACCATTTCGAATTCCATATAAAGTTCAAATCAACatcaaaatttatagaaattgaattttaaactAAGTGAAAGTCCAACTGACTAAATCAAACAGCTCTCAATAATGAGGAAAATCAATGCTGAAACAAATCCCGGGAATTCTaattcaaatcaaaatatttcaaccaCAACTTCGATTTTGAGCTGAAATCAGAAACCCCAATTCATAAAACCGCCCAAAACAGTGAAAATTCAGCTAAACAacccaaataataaaaacccCAACGCCACAAACGCCCTGTTTGGTAGCTGCgaaaacagaagaaaacaaaagaaaaccaaaCCCCAGACCACACACTCTTCCATTGCTGCAACTCACCCTAATGTTTCCCATGTTAACCATAAACAGCACAAACCAGAAAACTCCAAATCACTTCCCCTTTCCCTccattttctcggcaaccaaacagcaCCTAAAAATCACAACTAAAACAATCCCACAAAGATCGAAACCGAATAGCCCAAACCCCCATAAGAATTCAACACTAAATCTAAACCCcacttcaaattcaaaattaaacaaaaatttaaaaataaaaaacaaagtgcaataaaacaataacaaaaaaaaaattaactgtTCACTCACTGAGATTTATAGAAGTGAACAAAACCCAGATCCAAGAAAGCTTCACTGATCCCCACATTTCCTCCACTGCAATTTCAGCAAAACGAAAAGGGCTCTTTTGTAAATCTGAGAACTGAGACCACTACACGAGGCTTTTGTTGCAGAGACAGAAAGGAGTGGGATAGAGTGTGACCAAT comes from the Vitis vinifera cultivar Pinot Noir 40024 chromosome 12, ASM3070453v1 genome and includes:
- the LOC100240890 gene encoding uncharacterized protein LOC100240890 isoform X2, yielding MELKKEEALRAKENAEKQFAEKNFAGAKNFALKAQSVCPDLEDKATVKKQYRKLAVLLHPDKNKTVGADGAFKLVSEAWTLLSDSAKRSSYDLRRSQLLSSAVVQRSSASAHTAGFTGFDNCSHSPVTHTRLDTFWTVCTSCKVQYEYLRKYLNKRLSCKNCRGTFMAVETGTAPVNGSFPYCSWSHLHENGYGTHGFNGVTYFPTNATFYSRNGVSGYHSGHGSEYVPNVPFQWSSFPAASTGIGGPNGSAAKSADVVYHTTESINRAGEKVRSGASGKHAVKNGMVNVGTVCNEHLGSKANRPDKKRKIEGRGASRNGNDEMGSKTATEVTTANGNGNVGLNPKLSTASETVAKRPSVAPAFDARKLLIEKARTEIRKKLEEMKLAAAAAAEAAAAAKAAREAAEAVAAAAARENVELPKRAYLGVPGHQSELHRTGSTTSITVPDPDFHDFDKDRSEECFKPKQIWAIYDEEDGMPRLYCLIREVISVKPFKVHISYLNSKTDAEFGSVNWIDSGFTKSCGNFRAWNSDIVEQVNIFSHLLSGEKAGRGGCVRIYPKSGNIWAVYRNWSPDWNRSTPDEVRHQYEMVEVLDDYSEELGVCIVPLVKLDGFKTVYQRNTDKNAIQWIPRREMLRFSHQVPSWLLKGEASNLPEGCWDLDPAATPDELLQTATPDELLQAATEVKAE
- the LOC100240890 gene encoding uncharacterized protein LOC100240890 isoform X1 gives rise to the protein MELKKEEALRAKENAEKQFAEKNFAGAKNFALKAQSVCPDLEGISQMVATFEVYIASEVKVNGETDYYSILGLLPTADKATVKKQYRKLAVLLHPDKNKTVGADGAFKLVSEAWTLLSDSAKRSSYDLRRSQLLSSAVVQRSSASAHTAGFTGFDNCSHSPVTHTRLDTFWTVCTSCKVQYEYLRKYLNKRLSCKNCRGTFMAVETGTAPVNGSFPYCSWSHLHENGYGTHGFNGVTYFPTNATFYSRNGVSGYHSGHGSEYVPNVPFQWSSFPAASTGIGGPNGSAAKSADVVYHTTESINRAGEKVRSGASGKHAVKNGMVNVGTVCNEHLGSKANRPDKKRKIEGRGASRNGNDEMGSKTATEVTTANGNGNVGLNPKLSTASETVAKRPSVAPAFDARKLLIEKARTEIRKKLEEMKLAAAAAAEAAAAAKAAREAAEAVAAAAARENVELPKRAYLGVPGHQSELHRTGSTTSITVPDPDFHDFDKDRSEECFKPKQIWAIYDEEDGMPRLYCLIREVISVKPFKVHISYLNSKTDAEFGSVNWIDSGFTKSCGNFRAWNSDIVEQVNIFSHLLSGEKAGRGGCVRIYPKSGNIWAVYRNWSPDWNRSTPDEVRHQYEMVEVLDDYSEELGVCIVPLVKLDGFKTVYQRNTDKNAIQWIPRREMLRFSHQVPSWLLKGEASNLPEGCWDLDPAATPDELLQTATPDELLQAATEVKAE